A window of Polynucleobacter sp. KF022 genomic DNA:
AAGGGAATCGAGCGCGTGATAGCTCTTCCATGATTTCACGTTTACTGAGATTTTTCTTTCGGGAGTCGTAAGAGCTCACTTGAGCCTCATCTGCTTTTTTTGAGGTTTCCGGCACAGAACTCTCCTTTTGGAGCTCTTCCCCATCTTTAGAGTCTCTTTCAGAATGATTGGCCATAACTCAGTATGCAATATTGATTTATACGCAATTAGATTAACTCAGAAATTTCAATCAGGTTTTGATCTGGGTCTCGCACATACACCGAGTTAATCTTTTGGGTTGCACCAGTGCGTATTACTGGGCCTTCAATAATGGGCCAAGCTTCGGCTGTGAGTTGTTCAATCACCTTTACCAATGGGCGATCAGCAATAAAACAAAGATCCAATGCTCCGGGCGTCGGAATATCGGCCTTAGGCTCAAACTCTTTACCCTTAATGTGCAAGTTGATTTTTTGATTTCCGAACTTAAATGCCTTGCGCTCTACTGGTGGTGTGCCGCCAACAAAAGATTCCAATTTCATACCCATGACTCGGGTATAAAAGTCTACGCACTCTGCTTCCTTGGCAGTGGTGAGCACTAAGTGATCTAAATGGTCAATCATGATCTATCCCCTATTTATTGAGCACGGCGTAATTCATCTACGTAACTTGGCTCTGGATGCAATGTGTAAGTACTACCTGCCTTAGCCACTTGGCCAGGAACCTCGTGCCCGACAATCTTTGGTAACTCTTTTGCGAGCTGTAACAACTTAGGAATGTTCATGCCAGTGTCATACCCCATTGCATCAAGCATATGAATGGCGTCTTCACTAGAGATATTGCCACTTGCTCCCGGCGCATATGGGCAGCCACCAAGACCGCCCAAGGAACCATCAAAGCGCACAATGCCAGATTGCACTGCAGCTAGAACATTGGCTAAGCCCATGCCTCTGGTGTTATGGAAATGCAAGGTCAGCTGCAAATTAGGAAAACGTTTTTGCAATACATCACTCATCTTTTTAACTTGATCAGGATTGGCCATCCCCGTTGTATCGCAAATGGTTAGCCCTCTCACGCCCAGATCAGCAAAGCGTTGTGCAAATTGCTCAACTACTGTTTGAGGAACTTCGCCCTCCATGGGGCATCCAAAGCAAGTTGATAGCGAAACATTAATAGGCGTTCTGCCATCAACATATTGAATGACTTCTGCGAGTCCCGCAAAGCTTTTTTCTCTTCCCATTCTGAGATTGGCCAAGTTATGCGTCTCAGATGTAGACATCACAAGATTGAATTCATCGGCTTTAGATTCAAAGGCGCGTTCTGCGCCTCTTAAATTAGGAACTAGCACGGTGTACTCGACTCCCGGTACTCGTTTAATACGACCCATCACCTCTTCAGCGTCACGCAGCATAGGGATTGCCTTG
This region includes:
- a CDS encoding VOC family protein is translated as MIDHLDHLVLTTAKEAECVDFYTRVMGMKLESFVGGTPPVERKAFKFGNQKINLHIKGKEFEPKADIPTPGALDLCFIADRPLVKVIEQLTAEAWPIIEGPVIRTGATQKINSVYVRDPDQNLIEISELI
- a CDS encoding hydroxymethylglutaryl-CoA lyase, which codes for MTRIYFNDVVTRDGFQIEPHFIPTDDKVKLVNELSDCGFAKIEVTSFTSPKAIPMLRDAEEVMGRIKRVPGVEYTVLVPNLRGAERAFESKADEFNLVMSTSETHNLANLRMGREKSFAGLAEVIQYVDGRTPINVSLSTCFGCPMEGEVPQTVVEQFAQRFADLGVRGLTICDTTGMANPDQVKKMSDVLQKRFPNLQLTLHFHNTRGMGLANVLAAVQSGIVRFDGSLGGLGGCPYAPGASGNISSEDAIHMLDAMGYDTGMNIPKLLQLAKELPKIVGHEVPGQVAKAGSTYTLHPEPSYVDELRRAQ